In one window of Gemmatimonadales bacterium DNA:
- a CDS encoding efflux RND transporter periplasmic adaptor subunit: MSRWRQMSAAVVAILVAGCGGHASDAPAGVPVKVMVVGASGGVDGIRYSATVTPRAQVDLAFKVNGFVVEIHQVQGADARARDLQQGDAVRKGQVLAKVRPDEYQDQLTKAKANLAKAQASLDKSSADFRRATNLQATNSITGSDFDSAKQEYETSVAAVDGAKAQVNEAELNLGYTSLKAPMDGVLLKRNIEVGTLVGPGTVAFTLADLSSVKVVFGVPDVMLSSVALGRQIGITTASAPDRVFTGTVTAVAPSANSLTRVSTVEVSVTNADGALRDGMVASLVVPPNVAKSAATAPVLVSVPLDAVVRATPGDTGYAVMRVVADSGRDIARLTPVTLGEVTGNAILVRTGLAAGDRVIVSGATIVQDGDVVRSVD, from the coding sequence ATGAGCCGGTGGCGACAGATGTCGGCGGCAGTAGTGGCGATTCTCGTGGCCGGGTGCGGCGGGCACGCGAGTGACGCACCGGCTGGTGTGCCGGTCAAGGTGATGGTGGTGGGAGCGAGCGGAGGGGTGGACGGGATCCGCTATTCGGCCACCGTCACGCCTCGGGCGCAGGTGGATCTCGCCTTCAAGGTGAACGGCTTCGTCGTCGAGATTCATCAGGTGCAGGGCGCGGATGCCCGCGCCCGGGATCTGCAGCAGGGCGATGCGGTCCGGAAGGGACAGGTTCTCGCCAAGGTGCGCCCTGACGAGTACCAGGACCAGCTCACGAAGGCGAAGGCGAACCTGGCCAAGGCCCAGGCCTCGCTCGACAAGAGCTCGGCCGACTTCCGACGCGCCACCAATCTCCAGGCCACGAACAGCATCACCGGTTCCGATTTCGATTCCGCGAAGCAGGAATACGAGACCTCGGTCGCGGCGGTGGACGGTGCCAAGGCACAGGTGAACGAGGCCGAATTGAATCTGGGCTACACCTCCCTGAAGGCGCCCATGGATGGGGTTCTGCTCAAGCGTAACATTGAGGTCGGAACACTCGTGGGCCCCGGCACCGTGGCATTCACCCTGGCCGACCTGAGCTCGGTCAAGGTGGTCTTCGGGGTGCCCGACGTCATGCTCTCGAGCGTCGCCCTCGGTCGCCAGATCGGCATCACGACCGCCTCGGCGCCTGATCGGGTGTTCACCGGCACCGTCACCGCGGTCGCCCCCTCCGCCAACAGCCTGACGCGCGTGAGTACCGTGGAAGTCTCGGTGACCAATGCCGACGGTGCATTGCGTGACGGGATGGTTGCGAGCCTTGTCGTCCCGCCCAACGTTGCGAAGAGCGCCGCGACGGCGCCCGTCCTGGTGAGCGTGCCACTCGACGCGGTGGTGCGGGCGACCCCCGGGGACACCGGCTACGCCGTCATGCGGGTCGTGGCGGACAGCGGGCGCGACATCGCACGGCTCACGCCGGTGACACTGGGAGAGGTGACCGGCAACGCCATCCTGGTCCGCACGGGGCTCGCGGCCGGCGATCGCGTGATTGTCAGCGGCGCGACAATCGTGCAGGACGGCGATGTCGTTCGGTCGGTGGACTAA
- a CDS encoding TolC family protein produces MATARGELRSAMAGVLLLVAFTVPAQGQQGTPAGVPVLTLDAALALAIQGNVALADATLGVTKATASVGAARTRHLPSLILEAGANYSFNRQGFTVPAGEFGTYPIVGPIPDSSTTIQSIDGPYGAASASVTQPVLQLHRIGLMVNQFELEESLAEQELRGRRQEVVKQVRQQYYEMLKTQSALDAAVTSVAFYQALVALVQQYVAQEVAQEYEAMETRARLARSEYTVRRETNALLTQQERFNNLLGRDPATRFRVEEQVPAPIGYPPLAQAESLAIAQRPDVQARGLRMQQAETGYRLTKAEYLPDLNVFMKYSQLVNVDFVPATDWSVGLQFRWDIYDWGRKSQDLQKKRAEVAQAENELAHTKAQVSIEVAARLRDVTQAEELVKVTELTRQAATEKLRVLTNEYREQDALLKDVLQAESELADANNEYQRALLSFWTAQAELDKALGGT; encoded by the coding sequence ATGGCAACCGCTCGAGGCGAACTCCGGTCCGCAATGGCCGGCGTCCTTCTTCTTGTCGCCTTTACCGTCCCCGCCCAAGGTCAGCAGGGTACGCCCGCTGGCGTTCCTGTCCTTACCCTGGACGCCGCTCTCGCCCTCGCCATTCAGGGCAACGTGGCCCTCGCCGACGCAACGCTGGGAGTCACCAAAGCGACCGCCTCGGTCGGTGCCGCAAGGACCCGGCACCTTCCCTCGCTCATTCTCGAGGCAGGCGCCAACTACAGCTTTAACCGCCAGGGGTTCACGGTGCCGGCCGGCGAGTTCGGCACCTACCCGATTGTCGGCCCCATTCCCGACTCCAGCACCACGATCCAGTCCATCGATGGGCCGTATGGGGCCGCGTCCGCCAGCGTGACGCAGCCGGTCCTGCAACTCCATCGGATCGGCCTGATGGTCAACCAGTTCGAGCTGGAGGAGTCGCTGGCCGAACAGGAACTCCGGGGCAGGCGGCAGGAGGTCGTCAAGCAGGTGCGCCAGCAGTACTACGAGATGCTCAAGACCCAAAGCGCGCTCGACGCGGCGGTGACGAGCGTCGCGTTCTACCAGGCGCTGGTAGCACTGGTGCAGCAGTACGTGGCGCAAGAGGTGGCGCAGGAATACGAGGCGATGGAGACCCGGGCCCGCCTGGCCCGTTCCGAGTACACGGTGCGCCGGGAGACGAACGCCTTGCTCACCCAGCAGGAGCGCTTCAACAATCTCCTTGGACGTGACCCCGCCACCCGCTTCCGTGTCGAAGAGCAGGTGCCGGCCCCGATCGGCTATCCGCCGCTCGCGCAAGCCGAGTCGCTGGCGATTGCGCAGCGCCCCGATGTGCAGGCGCGCGGCCTGCGGATGCAACAGGCCGAAACCGGGTACCGGCTAACGAAGGCCGAATATCTGCCGGATCTCAACGTGTTCATGAAGTACTCCCAGCTGGTAAATGTGGACTTCGTGCCCGCCACCGACTGGTCGGTGGGACTCCAGTTCCGATGGGATATCTACGACTGGGGCCGGAAGAGCCAGGATCTCCAGAAGAAGCGGGCTGAGGTGGCGCAGGCGGAGAACGAGCTGGCACACACCAAGGCGCAGGTGTCAATCGAGGTGGCGGCGCGGCTGCGGGACGTGACCCAGGCGGAGGAACTGGTCAAGGTGACCGAGTTGACCCGTCAGGCTGCGACAGAAAAGTTGCGGGTGCTGACCAACGAGTACCGGGAGCAGGACGCGCTCCTCAAGGATGTTCTCCAGGCCGAGTCGGAGCTGGCGGACGCCAACAACGAGTACCAGCGGGCGCTGCTGTCGTTCTGGACGGCACAGGCCGAGCTGGATAAGGCCCTGGGAGGCACCTGA